Proteins encoded in a region of the Pangasianodon hypophthalmus isolate fPanHyp1 chromosome 21, fPanHyp1.pri, whole genome shotgun sequence genome:
- the LOC117599947 gene encoding macrophage mannose receptor 1 isoform X1 yields the protein MATIPVLLLLLFSAFSPPVHSRLTTFHFIKEKMNQTEARAACRENYTDLVTLYSDEDNTIMAKLVIKAGISYGWIGLCRGQFSEKWSNGDPVTFRNLAGDCGTSSCCAAMKPDGSWESAQCTGTRYFMCYEQAASSQTPNYHLILESKTWYEAQRYCRGKYTDLVSIRDQQQNEEVKIKGLNSSTSFWIGLLRDDWQWTDGGNSTYRNWWIGEPQQSSPPTDCAILSGGKWFSWSCTDLNPALCYSTSIHVSDVALSWEKALDYCHEGNRAGILNIDSEAEQKEVASELRRRRVSEPVWVGLRQSRLFGFWIWANGKAVFPYSNWDEGKQPEHQLSQHCGAVVPQKHYRWKDMDCQSHYKALCHIKCSP from the exons CCTTTTCTCCTCCAGTCCACAGCCGCCTCACTACCTTCCATTTCATTAAGGAAAAAATGAATCAGACTGAGGCTCGGGCAGCTTGCAGAGAAAATTACACCGACCTCGTCACTCTGTACTCTGATGAAGACAACACTATAATGGCTAAACTGGTGATAAAGGCTGGTATCAGTTACGGCTGGATCGGTCTCTGTCGCGGTCAGTTCAGTGAGAAATGGTCTAATGGTGATCCTGTAACATTCAGAAATCTGGCAGGGGATTGTGGGACATCGAGCTGCTGTGCTGCTATGAAACCTGATGGTTCATGGGAAAGTGCTCAGTGCACAGGGACGAGATATTTCATGTGCTATGAACAAG CTGCTTCTTCTCAGACTCCTAATTATCATCTAATCCTTGAGAGTAAGACCTGGTATGAAGCTCAGCGTTACTGCAGGGGGAAATACACTGACCTGGTCAGCATCAGAGATCAGCAGCAAAATGAAGAGGTGAAGATTAAAGGGTTAAACAGCAGCACGTCCTTCTGGATCGGCCTGCTGCGTGATGACTGGCAGTGGACTGATGGAGGAAACTCCACCTACAGAAACTGGTGGATTGGTGAACCTCAGCAATCATCACCACCAACTGACTGTGCAATACTGAGTGGAGGAAAATGGTTTTCATGGTCATGCACTGATCTGAATCCTGCTCTGTGCTACAGCA CTTCCATCCATGTGAGTGATGTGGCTCTGAGCTGGGAGAAAGCGCTGGATTACTGTCATGAAGGGAACAGGGCTGGAATTCTGAACATCGATTCTGAAGCTGAACAGAAAGAGGTAGCATCTGAGCTCAGGAGGAGGCGTGTCTCTGAGCCTGTGTGGGTGGGGCTTAGACAGAGCCGTCTCTTCGGGTTCTGGATTTGGGCCAATGGGAAGGCTGTGTTTCCGTATTCCAACTGGGATGAAGGGAAACAGCCTGAGCATCAGCTCTCTCAGCACTGTGGCGCCGTCGTTCCACAGAAACACTACAGATGGAAAGATATGGACTGTCAGTCTCACTATAAAGCTCTGTGTCACATCAAATGTTCTCCATGA